A region of the Apium graveolens cultivar Ventura chromosome 6, ASM990537v1, whole genome shotgun sequence genome:
ttaaaatatttttaagtcatcaattttaattaattttaaatattattttaataaatttttggTTCATTAAAACATTTTTTAATTAAACATTTATATTTGATTGTTTAAATAGAattaaaatcctaaaaataaaattaatttctcGTAACCCTCCATCGTACCCAGCTCCTCATTGGGTTCCGAGACGAAGCTTAACCTGAGTCTTGGTTAAGCCATAACTTACAAATTTGAGGAATGAACTTGAAGAAATATTTTTGTGAACCAAATATCAGGTACAGAGTTGGAATTGAACGAAATTCATACCTTATATCAAAATATCTCGAACCAAACGTCCTAAAAACATCTTAATCATCTATGTTACTTATACATAATTAacgataaaattttaaaatatcataaatatgtttcccttaaatttaaattataaatttagcGAACTTGATAAAGCAAAAAGTAAATGTTAACTAAATAAAGATAAAAATATGAAGTATGATATTTGAAAGATTGCTCGTATCAAATTGATATAAATCAAATTTTGGAAAGTGCCGGGTAAAAGAGGAAAACATCATTTCCAAATAAGAAAATAtcataaaaatgatatttttttattatataatcaCAATTCCAATATTCATCCCAAATTATACAATTTTCTTATATTACAATAACCAttgataaaatttatatttttataagtAAAATTGACaattattataaattttgaaaataaatattattgataaatattcatttaattttttaaatagaAAAGTATTAATGAATATGTAGTGCTATTTATATCATTCTGAATTacaaatatacatatatatgcactattaaatttaaattatgaaCAAATTAATAAACTAgcatttattctacatcatttttaaaataatatgtaGGGTGGTATTGTACGGAGAACTCAAGAGATCCGTGAAGAATCAcaatataaatttataaaatatttatatttttttattttttacatatataattataaatttcagATACTAAATAAAAAACAAACTTTCACAATTTTGtcctttaaaaaattattataaactAATGAAATAGTTTAAAGATCAATTATCCAAAATTATTTAAtgataaaattaaatttaaaattttgtttacttcaaattttaatattaaatattttataattttcaaatATAACTATTATTCTATATTGAaatcaaattttatataaaaaatcaaTAATCCTCCAATAATATGGTTCTCCCGGGAGGCTAATTGTGTCTGTATAAATAATACTAATCAATAACTCGTGTGATGCACGGAATAATTATaacattaatatttttattattttaatagtttataaaaaatttaaaccataattatatattattgagattaataaagttaaaatatttacgttttattttatatttattatattattgaaaattcaaaatttagatagttaaaatcttaaaaaatCCTCCTACTACAGCCTATAGAACGCTTCGTTGTGCGAGTGTAGAGCATATATCAAAGTGAGAGACTTGAATACTAGTGTTGTACGTGGATGATTTAATATtgttttttatattattttttattttttcttcatttaatatttaatttgttatattataatttgaattttttaaattagttttaaaagtgTTTGGTTTCTTACAAAAGAGGTGAGAAAGAAGTTGAGTGTGATTataaattaagttggataataattcatagagtttttatttatattagattcatgatttaattttttttcactaaattatatttatttaaattttattttggaaGGTGTTCACATATTTTTTAGAAAAGTGTTAACCGACCAAACAAACGACATGTcttatctatactatattattataagcagAACACTCTCTATTTGGTAGTCAGTTGTTCGATACAGTTGTTTAGTACGACAAATAACAACCTATACTATTATAAACAGAACACTCTCTAATTGGTAGTCGGTTGTtcggtacagttgtttggtaTGACAAATAACAACTGTCAGATCTAAAGTCAGATAAATGAGAACCGTGGGATgcaataataaattattattatattaatatttaaactgctctcatggaTTCACAGAACACCCTCTATTTGGTAGTCGGTTGTTCGATACAGTTGTTTGGTACGACAAATAACAATCGTCAGATCTAAAGTCAAATATATGAGAACCATtggatgcaataataaaatattattatattaatatttaaactgctctcatggaTTCAAACCCCGTCAAcgatttattatatttaaacttttatatttttattttaacaatttctacaggTTTGAGGCCCGAGTCCCAtgaacaacatattatattatattatttattttcaataaagtctcaaattatcacaaaatatttattattataacttattatgtttttccatttatttttcaactattgaaactATATATCAACATGTAATAATTTTaagatataattatattattaaaaatcattCAAGTGTTAAAAGCAATCCGTGTCATAGGCCAGCAATCTATACTAAACTATAATAACCGAACAGGGctataatttgtagtttggttgACCCTGTTTTTGGTTATCCTTTTCGATCACGACCGTCAGATCTCTTAACCAAATAATTATAACCGTTAGATCCgaatactaaaaaaatacaccAACCAAATAtacaggttcgaatcccgccaacaacataaatttatattattatttataaaattacaaataaatttcTAGATTCGAATGctaccaacaacaaatatttatattaatatttattaaaaaaaaatcattaacCAAGTTCACAGTTTCGAACCCCGCCAACATCCCACCAACATCaaacatttaattattatttataaataagtTTAATAATTCAAATCTCATCAATATAGACTATTTTATACTATACTATTtgatttaatttaaaattatacaCAATCAAATTATAATTAAATTGTTATTAATTTACGTattcaattatttatattagaatttcaatgaaatcatataaaatataaataaaaacatataaataTTAACGGTCAATGCACGGGTTTTAAGTTAgtaatagtataatatagatattCATATTTCGCTTCTTACCAAATAAAAAGAAAAGATAAAGGGGTACTTCCCACTTCCAAGTATGAACAAGGAGACCAGGGAAGGAGACCAACTCGGTTCCTAAAAATTAAAGTGATGAAAATGGAAACACTCTAACCAACCCCAGTTTTCCCAAACACAGTATCCTCGTCAGATCCGTCCTTTCCCTGTAATAATTGGGCCCCATTTAATCCCCCCCATTCCCGACTTTAACGGTGTTTTCCTTTCCTCGTCATCCCCCTCAATTTTTCAGACATTATTAAACCCCCACAACCTCCCCTAGCCTCTCTACTACTATAAAACATACTTATTGTAACAAGATAAAGTTTCGAACTTTGTTGTGTTTATTCATTACAACAACCAGCTGCCTTCATGAAGGTTTCAAACTCGACACCCACCTTTTCTTGAATTTATGTTTGTAAAAATGTCTCCCTTTTTTTTCCTATTACTGTTTGATTTTGTATCAAATCTTGCTGTTTTGTCTCTTATTTGAATAACGGGTACTCGAAAAATCCAATCTTTTTATGGTACCCCCCAATAACATTGTTGTTTCTTATTGTCAACCTGTTCCCACTGTGTCTCTGTGTGTGTTTATGTATGGCATATATCATGTGTATATTTTATGTTTAAATCTGGGCTTATTAAGTTTGTTGATTGTAGTGATTTGAGTTATCTGATTATTGACATTGTTGGACCCGCTAATCGAATAGTAGTTGGTGTGTTTGAATATTTGACTCTTTGGAGATTGATGTACTTGGCTTCAATGAAGTAAGTTCCAGATCTGTAAATTTCTAAATTACGAAGATGCTGTCTCTAGGTTTAGAGTTTTTTGTATATTTTATATTTACATACCCTTTTTTTATACAGTAGATTTGTCTTTTTATTTTTTGAAGAGGTGTTTTAGATCCAAATTGCCAAAGTTTCTAACTTTAGAGGTAGCTTACAAACACTCGAAGTTCCTAAATGTAAAATATGTCAATGTGTTTCAAGAATGTGGTGCACAAGATGCTAAGATGATTTCTCAAAATGCTTGTTTGAAGATAATGGTCATGATTTTGGTGCCGCGACTGTCCTTTTCATGCAGATTTTCTGAGATTTCTTTTCTTTAGTCTGAGTATGCATAGAAGGAAATTCATCCATTGTTCTGTTACATAGTTGTTTATACATTCAATTCTTTATACTTTAAAGTTTCATATTTCTTATATCTGTAAATGAAAGTCTTCAATTTTTTTCTATTTTACAGACAAGACTGCCTTATCTAGAATGCATGACCTCGCTCTAATTGGAGTAAATGATCAAGAAGTATGGACATCCGGGAAGAAAGTTCAAGATTCGAGTCCTTACCCAACATGACTCTGAGGAATTTATCATCTTCCTCCTCAGCATTCTATTCAGCAAATCAGTCGCCATTCTTTTCTCCAAGGTCACCGTCGTGTCAATCATCTATACACCATGACATTCCATGTGATGGTACCAACACAAATACTTTTTTCTATGTCTTTTAGTttgatttttattctttttaTTACATAACTCTAAGATATGTGATTTGCCTTTTCAGTTGTTTCCTCAGTTCCTGCAACATGTGAATCAAGTGACTTACAGAAGTTGGATCACATTTCTTCCTCAACAGGGATTTCCAATATTAACCTCTCCATTGGCTTTGAGCATAATAATGATCCATATACTAGGCACAAAGAGAAAGATAAAAGGATTGAAAGAAGCCAAGTGACCTCATTAACCCCAACTTCAACTTCATTTGCCTCTAGCCGACTGAGGAGTTGTGATGTGTACATAGGTTTCCATGGTCGTAAACCTTTGATGCTAAGATTTACAAATTGGCTCCGTGCTGAACTGGAAGTTCAAGGGTTAAGTTGCTTCGTAGCAGATAGAGCTCGATGTCGAAATTCTCGAAAACATAATCTTGTCGAGAGGGCAATGGACGCTAGCACATTTGGAGTTGTAATCCTAACAAGGAAGTCATTCAGGAATCCATACACCATCGAAGAGCTCCGTTTCTTTTGTTATAAGAAAAACTTGGTACCAGTGTATTTTGATTTGGGCCCTGATGACTGTCTTGTAAGGGATATAATTGAGAAAAGAGGGGAAATGTGGGAATTGCATGGAGGAGAACTTTGGCTTCTCTATGGCGGTTTGGAAAAGGAATGGAAAGAAGCCGTGAATGCCTTGTCTCGCGTTGATGATTGGAAACTCGAGGCTCATGATGGCAAGTGGAGGGAGTGCATACTGAGGGCAGTCACTCTTTTGGCGCTGAGATTGGGAAGAAGGAGTGTTGTTGACAGACTAAGCAAGTGGAGAGAAAAGGCAGAAAAAGAAGAGTTTCCTTTTCCTCGAAATGATAATTTTGTTGGTAGGAAGAAAGAACTCTCTGAGCTGGAATTTATGCTTTTTGGTGATGTTAGTGGGGATGCAGAGAAGGATTACTTTGAGTTCAAGGCCCGACCAAGGCAAAAAAAATTGACAATAGGTTGGGGGAGTGGTAGTTCAATTGACAAAAATAGAAAGGAGCGACATCCTGAGACTAGCAAGAGGAAGGGAAAAGAACCTGTTGTCTGGAAGGAGTGTGAAAAAGATATTGAGATGCAATATCCGGAAGCTCCTAATATGCATCAGCAAGCAAAGAAGTCAAAGACTACTAGAAAGAATGGGAGGAGAAAGAGGTCGATGAAAGTTGTATATGGTAAGGGAATTGCCTGTGTGTCCGGGGACTCCGGAATAGGCAAGACAGAACTGCTTCTTGAGTTTGCATACAGATTTCAGCAAAGGTACAAGATGGTTTTGTGGATAGGAGGGCAAAGTAGATACATTCGTCAAAATTATTTGAATCTGTGGTCATTTTTAGAAGTTGATGTTGGGGTTGAAAATGGCTTGGAGAAAAGTAGGATAAAGAGTTTTGAAGAGCAAGAAGAGGCTGCCATAGCTAGGGTAAGGAAGGAGCTTATGCGAAACATCCCCTTTTTGGTAATAATTGATAATTTGGAGAGTGAAAAGGATTGGTGGGATCACAAGCTAGTAATGGATGTACTTCCCCGCTTTGGTGGAGAGACCCATGTTATCATATCCACACGCCTCTCAAATGTGTTGAACTTGGAGCCTTTAAGGCTCTCTTACCTATCTGGAGTTGAGGCGTTGTCTTTAATGCAGGGAAGTGTCAAAGATCATCCAGTTGAAGAAGTTGATGCTCTACGGGTTATTGAGGAAAAACTTGGACGGCTAACCCTAGGTCTTGCAATTGTTGGAGCTATTCTTGCTGAACTTCCGATAAATCCAAGTAGGCTGTTGGACACTATTAACCGAGTGCCTTCAAGGGAAATAACATGGACTGGAAGAGAGTGTAGTTCATTACGAAGAAATAACTTCCTATTGCAACTCTTTGAGGTCTGTTTCTCAATTTTTGACCATGCAGATGGACAAAGAAGCCTGGCAACTAGAATGGTTTTTGCTAGTGGTTGGTTTGCACCGGCAGCTATTCCTGGCCCTCTTTTATCTGTAGCAGCTCACAAGTTGCCTGAAAAACACCACCGCACCCGTTTATGGAAAAAGCTTTTACATTCTTTAACTTGTGGGTATACATCCTCTTATGGTAGAAAATCAGAAGCTGACGCCATTTCATTGTTAATAAGATTTAACATTGGAAGAAGCTGTACAAAAGAAGGTTATATCCACTTTAACCATCTTACCAAGCTTTATGCTCGAAAGAGAGGAGTTAGCGGGTCTGCACTAGCCATGGTACGAGCTGTAATTAGTGGGGGTTCTGTTGTCCAGCATGCAGAACACATATGGGCAGCATGTTTCTTGCTCTTAGGATTTGGGACTGATCCTATAGTAGTTGAACTTAAGGTGTCGGAATTAGTGTTGCTTATAAAAGAAGTGATTTTGCCGCTTGCCATCAGGACATTCGTTACATATTCACGTTGCAGTGCTGCTCTAGAACTCCTTCGTCTAAGTACGAATGCGTTGGAAGCAGCAGAACAAGCATTTGTTATACCAGTTGAAAAGTGGTTGAATAAATCGATATGTTGGAGACCTATCCAGACAAATGCTCAGTTGAATCCTTATCTTTGGCAGGAGCTAGCGCTTTCAAGAGCTACCATTTTAGAAATTAGGGCCAAGCTAATGCTCAAAGGGAGACAGTTTGATATAGCGGATGATCTAATTAGGAAGGCAATTTTTGTTAGAACTTCAATCTGCGGTGAGGATCACCCAGACACAATGTCTGCCCGTGAAACACTCAGCAAAGCTACTAGACTCCTAGCTAATGTTCAAAATCATAGTTCATCATAggttctaaaattcattttaagCAGAGTTCAGTTAGATTTATACAACACAAGGGAATAATTGTGGTATAAAAATTTCAGAGAAGTTTTTTATCTATACTTTTCTACTATAATGAGAAACAAATTTCTACGTTTTTTCTGTTTTTGATTTGAATCTATATCATATACTCTCATTGCTTGAAAGTCAAATGATTTACTTCAAGCCCTAAACTGCTGGTGAAACTAGGTGAGATATATGGCAGGACTCCTAATGGAGTAGTTTTTACTCTTTTGTTTTGTAGTCCTTTTTTATCACATTTTCGAAATCAAGGTTCTGGTTTCCAGATGGGCAATTTTCAATGTTTGCAGGAGCCCATTTGTTTGCATTATTGCGTGCCTTTTGAGTTGTCTTGAACATCTTGCATCTCACCTCTAAATGATGAATGTAGTACAAATTGTCTTGGGCATCATGGTGTGATAGTTTATCAAACATTAGTGACTCGTATTCCTCGcaaattttcatttttatttgtGCAATTTTATGTAATACATTACTTAAATTTCATCTATCTGATCATTATTTGGTTGAATGCATTACTGATGAGCTCCTATTATATCATGATAATGAGTACTTAGGACAATGCTATATGATTTGAGTAATGCAACTGCAGAATGATAGATTATTACTAATATACTTGTGGCCTCAAATATTAGCTCATGGTTAAACTTGACCCTGTTTGTGATTCTACCTTTTGTATACTTTCTGCTTAATGGTATCTTGTCAGCGTAGCTTCTTGCACTTAACACAAGAAGAAATCTCATTTATCTGTTTATTCAGAATTTTAAACCATCTTAAAATTTGAGAGCAATAAATTTAAACATTATACAAATTCAGACCAGAAATGTCAACAAACTGTATTTGCAGGCATACAAATCTTTACCCCTAACTTATTCTGTTTCCAGTTGGTTATTTCCACAGCTCTCATACAAGAGCTTCAGTAACAAAACGAGTACTACATAGAATATATTCACGTGAATCACTGTTTACATGATAGCCCATAGGCAGTTTCTTAATAATTTGAGTGGTCTCTCTCCAATAAACACAAAATATATACAGAAACAAATATAGCAAACTTCTTAGAGGAAACACCATGAACACAACACAGAGACCGTTAAGTACCAATTGCCTTGATTCTGAGCTGCTATTGATCCCAAAATCATCAAGGATGTAAATAGAAACAAACGAAAAATTGAACCCTAAAAGTATCTGTGACTATCCATTTGTTTCCTTGTGTTCTGTCTTTTCTTTTCCTATTTTCTCGAATATAAAGGCACAGTGCCTAGGAAAACAGGGAAAAAGTATTTTAAACAAAATTACCTAACTACAGCTTAAAGCTGCAAGCACTACAGAGTACAGACGACTGCTAGAGAAACGGAACTAAAGCTCATTCATTCGGTACAATCAACTCTAGTAAAACCAGTTCTAACAATTAGAACTTGCGATCCAATTAAACTATCCATCAGCGGTGGGATCGAATATCATTTCCTGCATCAGAAGCAAGCAGGAGCTTATAATGGTATCATTCTCACTCGCCATAATATCAATATCACAGTAAATAGCACGTGTTATTTATACATAAAGAAATGTTAACCTGATCACACACAGGACATGTGTCACTTCTTTCCAACCATTCAAGAATACATGCAAGGTGAAAATGATGCTCGCATTTTGTGATAATTTTTGGATTTTCTGCATCATATTCTGCAGTGAAGGCAAAGAGTTAATAAGGTTTACCGTATTAGTCCAGACACAACAAAGATTGTTTACCGTTTCCACGAAATTAGAGGAACTCAATTTAATAGTGGTGAAAATGAAGAAgttaagagcatctccaatagaGGTTGCCAAGGGGTTGCCAAATCTTAT
Encoded here:
- the LOC141667141 gene encoding uncharacterized protein LOC141667141; its protein translation is MDIREESSRFESLPNMTLRNLSSSSSAFYSANQSPFFSPRSPSCQSSIHHDIPCDVVSSVPATCESSDLQKLDHISSSTGISNINLSIGFEHNNDPYTRHKEKDKRIERSQVTSLTPTSTSFASSRLRSCDVYIGFHGRKPLMLRFTNWLRAELEVQGLSCFVADRARCRNSRKHNLVERAMDASTFGVVILTRKSFRNPYTIEELRFFCYKKNLVPVYFDLGPDDCLVRDIIEKRGEMWELHGGELWLLYGGLEKEWKEAVNALSRVDDWKLEAHDGKWRECILRAVTLLALRLGRRSVVDRLSKWREKAEKEEFPFPRNDNFVGRKKELSELEFMLFGDVSGDAEKDYFEFKARPRQKKLTIGWGSGSSIDKNRKERHPETSKRKGKEPVVWKECEKDIEMQYPEAPNMHQQAKKSKTTRKNGRRKRSMKVVYGKGIACVSGDSGIGKTELLLEFAYRFQQRYKMVLWIGGQSRYIRQNYLNLWSFLEVDVGVENGLEKSRIKSFEEQEEAAIARVRKELMRNIPFLVIIDNLESEKDWWDHKLVMDVLPRFGGETHVIISTRLSNVLNLEPLRLSYLSGVEALSLMQGSVKDHPVEEVDALRVIEEKLGRLTLGLAIVGAILAELPINPSRLLDTINRVPSREITWTGRECSSLRRNNFLLQLFEVCFSIFDHADGQRSLATRMVFASGWFAPAAIPGPLLSVAAHKLPEKHHRTRLWKKLLHSLTCGYTSSYGRKSEADAISLLIRFNIGRSCTKEGYIHFNHLTKLYARKRGVSGSALAMVRAVISGGSVVQHAEHIWAACFLLLGFGTDPIVVELKVSELVLLIKEVILPLAIRTFVTYSRCSAALELLRLSTNALEAAEQAFVIPVEKWLNKSICWRPIQTNAQLNPYLWQELALSRATILEIRAKLMLKGRQFDIADDLIRKAIFVRTSICGEDHPDTMSARETLSKATRLLANVQNHSSS